One window from the genome of Burkholderiales bacterium encodes:
- a CDS encoding phosphatase PAP2 family protein, producing the protein MSATALSRSARFWLLHLVLPVALLLALLVALEASGLDRRISDAFFDPVSRSFPLKDDFILEKVLRRGVKYAVVASALVVFAAWALSCLIPRLAAHRRLLLFVWLAMAASSSTISGLKALSPRHCPYDLQEYGGTVASTTLFQGLPPGAAPGHCFPGGHASTGFSLFAGYFAALHLGRMRLAIGALIFAASLGMGLGLGRVAQGAHFLSHNLWTALICWTVTVALYAALLRGRKPLNPHGASV; encoded by the coding sequence ATGAGCGCGACCGCGCTGTCGCGGTCAGCCCGCTTCTGGCTTCTGCACCTCGTGCTGCCGGTGGCGCTGCTGCTCGCACTGCTGGTTGCGCTGGAGGCGAGCGGACTCGACCGACGGATCTCGGACGCCTTCTTCGATCCGGTCTCGCGCAGCTTTCCGCTGAAAGACGACTTCATCCTCGAGAAGGTGCTGCGCCGCGGCGTCAAGTACGCGGTGGTGGCCTCAGCCCTGGTCGTGTTCGCTGCCTGGGCGCTTTCCTGCCTCATCCCGCGCCTGGCTGCGCATCGCCGTCTGCTGCTGTTTGTCTGGCTGGCGATGGCGGCGTCCTCATCGACGATCTCGGGCCTGAAGGCGCTCAGCCCGCGGCACTGCCCGTACGACTTGCAGGAGTATGGGGGTACGGTTGCCTCCACCACGCTCTTCCAGGGGCTGCCACCGGGCGCGGCCCCCGGGCACTGTTTCCCGGGCGGTCATGCTTCGACCGGCTTCAGTCTGTTCGCCGGGTATTTCGCGGCCTTGCACCTGGGCCGCATGCGGCTGGCCATCGGCGCGCTGATCTTCGCGGCGTCGCTCGGGATGGGCCTGGGGCTGGGACGCGTGGCGCAGGGGGCGCACTTCCTGTCTCACAATCTGTGGACCGCGCTCATCTGCTGGACGGTGACGGTCGCGCTGTACGCGGCGCTGCTTCGCGGGCGGAAGCCTTTGAATCCGCACGGCGCATCGGTATAA
- a CDS encoding arylesterase, with translation MLIRTFFLSLLLAAAPAQAARTILVFGDSLSSGYGLPQRSGWVTLLEKRLAAEGYDYKVVNASISGETTVGGKNRIASILRRHEPDILLLQLGANDGLRGARIPDIRRHLSAIVTASKRNGTKVVLIGMRLPPNYGREYTEGFQAVFAEVARQQGVALVPFLLDGFAEKRSLFQHDGIHPKAEAQALMLDNVWPVLQPLLLRSG, from the coding sequence ATGCTGATCAGAACTTTCTTCCTGTCCTTGCTTCTCGCCGCGGCGCCCGCACAGGCGGCGCGCACCATTCTGGTCTTCGGCGACAGCCTGTCCTCCGGCTATGGCCTGCCGCAGCGAAGCGGCTGGGTCACGCTGCTCGAAAAGCGCCTGGCCGCCGAAGGCTACGATTACAAAGTCGTCAACGCCAGCATCAGCGGCGAGACCACCGTGGGCGGCAAGAACCGCATCGCGAGCATTCTGCGCCGCCACGAGCCCGACATCCTGTTGCTGCAGCTCGGCGCGAACGACGGGCTGCGCGGGGCCAGGATTCCCGACATCCGCCGCCATCTGAGCGCGATCGTGACGGCTTCCAAACGCAACGGCACCAAGGTGGTACTCATCGGCATGCGCCTGCCCCCGAACTACGGCCGCGAGTACACGGAAGGTTTCCAGGCGGTGTTTGCCGAAGTGGCTAGACAGCAGGGCGTGGCGCTGGTTCCCTTCCTGCTCGATGGCTTCGCCGAGAAGCGCAGCCTGTTTCAGCACGACGGCATACATCCGAAAGCGGAAGCGCAGGCGTTGATGCTGGACAACGTCTGGCCGGTGCTGCAGCCACTGCTCCTCAGGTCCGGCTGA
- a CDS encoding replicative DNA helicase, with protein sequence MAQSAVQRVQDAQVELIKLPPHSVEAEQSVLGGLLLDNAAWDKIADFIGESDFYRADHRLIYRHISKLIEASRPADVITVAESLESTRELEGCGGLAYLGALAQNTPSSANIRRYAEIVRERAIMRKLAETANEIADAAYNPMGREAAQLLDEAESRIFAISEEGARGRQGFLDMQPLLTQAVERIDLLYNRDNPSDVTGVPTGFTDLDRMTSGLQPGELIIIAGRPSMGKTSLALNIAEHVALDAGLPVGVFSMEMSASQLVMRMLGSVGRLDQHKLRTGRLADEDWRRLTDAVGKLNDAPMHIDETAALNALELRARARRLHRQYGKLGLIVVDYLQLMSATTQGENRATEISEISRSLKALAKELNVPVIALSQLNRSLEQRPNKRPVMSDLRESGAIEQDADLIFFIYRDEVYNPDSPDRGRAEVIIGKQRNGPIGTVMLTFQGEYTRFANFADPTRY encoded by the coding sequence ATGGCCCAGTCGGCAGTCCAGCGCGTACAGGATGCGCAGGTCGAGCTGATCAAGCTTCCGCCGCACTCGGTGGAGGCGGAACAGTCGGTGCTGGGCGGCCTTCTCCTCGACAACGCCGCATGGGACAAGATCGCCGACTTTATCGGCGAATCGGATTTCTACCGGGCCGACCACCGGCTCATCTATCGTCACATCTCGAAGCTCATCGAGGCTTCGCGTCCCGCCGACGTCATTACCGTAGCGGAAAGCCTGGAGAGCACCCGCGAACTCGAGGGATGCGGCGGCCTCGCCTACCTGGGCGCACTGGCGCAGAACACGCCTTCCAGCGCCAATATCCGCCGCTACGCGGAGATCGTCCGCGAGCGCGCGATCATGCGCAAGCTGGCGGAGACCGCCAACGAAATCGCGGACGCGGCGTACAACCCCATGGGGCGCGAGGCGGCGCAACTGCTCGACGAGGCCGAGTCCAGGATCTTCGCCATTTCCGAGGAGGGCGCGCGCGGCCGGCAGGGTTTCCTGGACATGCAGCCGCTGCTCACCCAGGCGGTCGAACGCATCGATCTGCTCTACAACCGGGACAATCCGTCGGACGTCACCGGCGTGCCGACCGGGTTCACCGACCTGGACCGCATGACCTCGGGCCTGCAGCCGGGAGAACTGATCATCATCGCCGGACGGCCGAGCATGGGCAAGACCTCGCTGGCGCTGAACATCGCCGAGCACGTCGCGCTGGATGCCGGTCTGCCGGTGGGCGTGTTCTCGATGGAAATGTCGGCTTCGCAGCTGGTGATGCGCATGCTCGGCTCGGTGGGCCGGCTGGATCAGCACAAACTGCGCACCGGGCGGCTGGCCGACGAAGACTGGCGTCGCCTGACCGATGCCGTGGGCAAGCTCAACGACGCGCCGATGCACATCGACGAGACCGCGGCGCTCAATGCGCTCGAGCTGCGCGCCCGTGCCCGGCGGCTACACCGCCAGTACGGGAAGCTGGGCCTGATCGTGGTGGACTATCTGCAATTGATGTCGGCGACCACGCAGGGAGAAAACCGCGCCACCGAAATCTCCGAGATCTCGCGTTCGCTGAAGGCGCTCGCCAAGGAACTCAACGTGCCGGTAATCGCGCTGTCGCAACTGAACCGCTCGCTCGAACAGCGACCGAACAAGCGGCCCGTGATGTCCGATCTGCGCGAATCGGGCGCGATCGAGCAGGACGCGGACCTGATCTTCTTCATCTACCGCGACGAAGTCTACAACCCGGACTCGCCCGACCGCGGGCGCGCCGAGGTCATCATCGGCAAGCAGCGCAACGGGCCCATCGGTACCGTGATGCTGACTTTCCAGGGCGAGTACACCCGCTTCGCCAACTTCGCCGACCCGACCCGCTACTGA
- the rplI gene encoding 50S ribosomal protein L9, giving the protein MQVILLEKIHNLGKLGDVVKVKEGFARNYLIPQGKAKRATPENIAAFERRRAELEAEQAKSLTEATERAARIEGLTVQIAQKAGVDGRLFGSVTNYDIAAALKALGHEVSKSMIRLPNGPLKQVGDHSIVIDLHPDVTARITVSVLGEQ; this is encoded by the coding sequence ATGCAAGTGATTCTGCTCGAGAAGATCCACAACCTCGGCAAGCTGGGCGACGTCGTCAAGGTGAAGGAGGGGTTCGCGCGCAACTACCTGATCCCGCAGGGCAAGGCGAAGCGCGCCACGCCCGAGAACATCGCCGCATTCGAGCGGCGACGCGCGGAGCTGGAAGCCGAACAAGCCAAGTCCCTGACTGAAGCGACGGAGCGTGCCGCGCGCATCGAAGGCCTGACGGTCCAGATTGCGCAGAAGGCCGGCGTCGACGGCCGGCTGTTCGGCTCTGTAACGAACTACGACATCGCGGCGGCGCTCAAGGCACTCGGGCACGAAGTCTCCAAGTCGATGATTCGGCTGCCGAACGGTCCGCTGAAACAGGTCGGCGACCATTCGATCGTCATCGATCTTCATCCCGATGTGACCGCCAGGATCACGGTCTCCGTGCTCGGAGAACAGTAA
- a CDS encoding peroxiredoxin, which produces MEPSLVNLKVPDFELPATGNRTFRLAAERGKPLVLYFYPKDDTPGCTSEGQQFRDLYPEFQKLRCAVYGVSRDDMRSHERFKAKMSFPFDLLSDEQEKACQMFGVIKMKNMYGKKVRGIERSTFVIDADGVVRKEWRGVKVPGHAQEVLEFVRSL; this is translated from the coding sequence ATGGAACCGTCGCTCGTCAACCTGAAGGTCCCGGATTTCGAGCTTCCCGCCACGGGAAACAGGACGTTCCGCCTCGCGGCCGAGCGCGGCAAGCCGCTCGTGCTCTACTTCTATCCCAAGGACGACACGCCGGGCTGCACCAGCGAGGGCCAGCAGTTCCGCGACCTCTACCCCGAATTCCAGAAGCTGCGATGCGCGGTCTACGGCGTTTCGCGCGACGACATGCGCTCCCATGAACGCTTCAAGGCCAAGATGAGCTTTCCCTTCGACCTGCTGTCGGACGAGCAGGAGAAGGCCTGCCAGATGTTCGGCGTCATCAAGATGAAGAACATGTATGGCAAGAAGGTACGCGGGATCGAGCGCAGCACCTTCGTCATCGACGCCGACGGCGTAGTACGCAAGGAATGGCGCGGCGTGAAAGTGCCCGGCCACGCCCAGGAGGTACTGGAATTCGTCAGGTCCCTTTGA
- a CDS encoding PhoH family protein — translation MIQRKPVSVVTKLSPRPKLFVLDTNVLMHDPTSLFRFEEHDIYIPMATLEELDANKKGMSEVSRNARQASRFLDSIVSTAREHISEGIPLANAGPKEAGGRLFLQTEAIDGDLPATLASGKADNQIIGVVKHLQETQQKRDVILVSKDINMRIKARALGLAAEDYYNDKVLEDTDLLYTGVRQLPEDFWEKHGKEMESWQQAGRTFYRVRGPLCTSLLVNEFVYQESDKPFYAQVREVTGKTAILATIRDYSHHKNSVWGIVARNREQNFALNLLMNPEVDFVTLLGQAGTGKTLLTLAAGLTQTLEDKIYSEIIMTRVTVPVGEDIGFLPGTEEEKMTPWMGALEDNLDVLNKTDDEAGEWGRAATRDLIRSRIKVKSLNFMRGRTFIQKFLIIDEAQNLTPKQMKTLITRAGPGTKVVCLGNISQIDTPYLTEGSSGLTYVVDRFKGWSHSGHVTLLRGERSRLADHAAEVL, via the coding sequence ATGATCCAGCGCAAACCGGTATCCGTCGTCACCAAGCTGTCGCCCCGCCCCAAGCTGTTCGTGCTCGACACCAACGTGCTGATGCACGACCCCACGAGCCTGTTCAGGTTCGAGGAGCACGATATCTACATCCCGATGGCGACGCTGGAGGAACTGGACGCGAACAAGAAGGGAATGTCGGAAGTCTCGCGCAACGCCCGCCAGGCGAGCCGCTTCCTCGACTCGATCGTGAGCACCGCGCGCGAACATATCTCCGAGGGGATTCCGCTGGCCAATGCCGGGCCGAAGGAAGCCGGCGGACGGCTGTTCCTGCAGACCGAGGCAATCGACGGCGATCTGCCGGCCACGCTGGCTTCGGGCAAGGCCGACAACCAGATCATCGGCGTGGTCAAGCATCTGCAGGAAACCCAGCAGAAGCGCGATGTCATCCTGGTCAGCAAGGACATCAACATGCGCATCAAGGCGCGTGCGCTGGGGCTCGCGGCGGAGGATTACTACAACGACAAGGTACTGGAAGACACCGACCTGCTCTATACCGGCGTGCGCCAGCTACCGGAAGATTTCTGGGAGAAACACGGCAAGGAGATGGAATCCTGGCAGCAGGCGGGACGGACGTTCTATCGGGTGCGCGGCCCGCTTTGCACGAGCCTCCTGGTCAACGAGTTCGTCTACCAGGAGAGCGACAAACCGTTCTACGCGCAAGTCAGGGAAGTGACCGGGAAGACCGCGATCCTGGCCACCATCCGCGATTACAGTCACCATAAGAACAGCGTCTGGGGTATCGTCGCGCGCAACCGCGAGCAGAATTTCGCGCTCAATCTGCTGATGAACCCCGAGGTGGATTTCGTGACCTTGCTCGGCCAGGCGGGCACCGGCAAGACGCTGCTGACGCTCGCCGCCGGGCTGACCCAGACCCTGGAGGACAAGATCTACTCCGAGATCATCATGACGCGGGTGACGGTGCCGGTGGGCGAAGACATCGGATTTTTGCCGGGCACCGAGGAGGAGAAGATGACGCCGTGGATGGGCGCGCTGGAAGACAATCTCGACGTGCTCAACAAGACCGACGACGAAGCCGGCGAATGGGGCCGTGCCGCCACCCGCGATCTGATCCGCTCGCGCATCAAGGTCAAGTCGCTCAACTTCATGCGCGGGCGCACCTTCATCCAGAAATTCCTGATCATCGACGAGGCGCAGAACCTGACGCCCAAGCAGATGAAAACCCTCATCACCCGCGCCGGGCCCGGAACGAAAGTGGTCTGCCTGGGCAACATCTCCCAGATCGACACACCTTACCTGACCGAAGGCAGCTCCGGGCTCACCTATGTAGTGGACCGCTTCAAAGGCTGGAGTCATTCCGGTCACGTGACGCTGCTGCGCGGGGAGCGCTCGCGGCTCGCCGATCACGCGGCTGAAGTGCTGTAG
- a CDS encoding polysaccharide deacetylase family protein, with protein MKLGLRIEVSTARALKRGVPRLMEMLKAFGADATFLFALGPDRSGWQALRMLGTRIDGRWRPFAAVRRYGLGTLLSGPLLPPIDLSGERAQGMRTVRDAGFEVGVLAHDHVAWRRRAARADARWTQRQLERARERFESVFGEPPRVVGAAGWQVNRHWLRLTQRLGFDFASDTRGRGPFVPVWQAEIVACPQIPVTLPTLEELNAQMPLADAVERLAALTERPPPTGHVYAARADLEGISLAPAFEELLRKWRGQGYEVGSLRRYVEGLPAGDLPRHVVGREEVAPRFGPVAVQSVEFLA; from the coding sequence GTGAAACTCGGCCTCAGGATCGAAGTCAGCACTGCCCGGGCGCTCAAGCGCGGGGTCCCGCGCCTCATGGAAATGCTCAAGGCGTTCGGAGCGGATGCCACCTTCCTGTTCGCACTCGGCCCGGATCGCTCCGGATGGCAGGCGCTGCGCATGCTGGGCACGCGCATCGACGGCCGCTGGCGGCCGTTCGCCGCAGTGCGTCGCTATGGGCTCGGCACACTGCTCAGCGGGCCCCTTCTGCCTCCGATCGATCTTTCCGGAGAGCGCGCGCAGGGCATGCGCACGGTGCGCGACGCGGGCTTCGAAGTCGGCGTCCTGGCGCACGACCATGTGGCCTGGCGCAGGCGCGCCGCACGGGCCGATGCGCGCTGGACTCAGCGGCAACTGGAGCGGGCGCGCGAACGGTTCGAATCGGTGTTCGGGGAGCCACCCAGAGTCGTCGGGGCGGCCGGCTGGCAGGTCAACCGGCATTGGCTGCGGCTCACGCAGCGCCTGGGGTTCGACTTCGCGTCCGACACCCGAGGTCGCGGTCCGTTCGTGCCGGTGTGGCAGGCGGAGATCGTCGCCTGCCCGCAGATTCCGGTCACGCTGCCGACGCTGGAAGAACTCAACGCGCAAATGCCGCTGGCGGATGCGGTCGAGCGCCTGGCCGCGCTGACCGAGCGCCCGCCGCCCACCGGTCACGTCTACGCGGCCCGCGCCGATCTGGAGGGCATTTCGCTGGCGCCGGCCTTCGAGGAGCTGCTGCGGAAATGGCGAGGACAGGGCTACGAGGTCGGCTCGCTGCGCCGCTATGTGGAAGGACTCCCGGCCGGAGACCTGCCGCGCCATGTCGTCGGGCGCGAGGAAGTGGCGCCGCGCTTCGGTCCGGTGGCGGTGCAAAGTGTCGAATTTCTGGCCTGA
- the rpsF gene encoding 30S ribosomal protein S6 — translation MRHYEIVFIVHPDQSEQVPAMIERYRGMVTARGGRVHRLEDWGRRQLAYPIQKVHKAHYVLMNIECEKGTLEELEHAFRFNDAVLRHLAVSMPRAYTEPSPMMKEEKAKQIVGAAAEAAAQAAAQPAPA, via the coding sequence ATGCGGCATTACGAGATCGTTTTCATCGTCCATCCCGATCAGAGCGAGCAGGTGCCCGCGATGATCGAGCGCTACCGCGGCATGGTGACCGCCCGCGGGGGGCGCGTCCACCGCCTCGAGGACTGGGGCCGCCGGCAACTCGCCTACCCGATCCAGAAGGTCCACAAGGCGCATTACGTGCTGATGAACATCGAGTGCGAGAAAGGCACGCTCGAGGAGCTGGAGCACGCGTTTCGCTTCAACGACGCCGTGCTGCGCCATCTCGCGGTGAGCATGCCGCGCGCCTACACCGAGCCTTCGCCAATGATGAAGGAAGAGAAGGCCAAGCAGATCGTGGGTGCGGCCGCCGAGGCCGCGGCGCAAGCGGCCGCCCAGCCGGCGCCCGCCTGA
- the rpsR gene encoding 30S ribosomal protein S18 has product MPGPGRSRDKRDKRDKRAAGSRPLFKRRKFCRFTAEKIEWVDYKDVELLKDFINENGKIIPARITGTKARYQRQLSVAVKRARFLALLPYTDLH; this is encoded by the coding sequence ATGCCAGGTCCAGGCAGGTCCAGAGACAAGCGTGACAAGCGCGACAAGCGCGCAGCCGGCTCGCGCCCGCTGTTCAAGCGCCGCAAGTTCTGCCGCTTCACCGCGGAGAAGATCGAGTGGGTCGACTACAAGGACGTCGAGCTGCTGAAGGATTTCATCAACGAGAACGGCAAGATCATTCCGGCGCGCATCACGGGCACCAAGGCGCGCTACCAGCGGCAGCTTTCCGTGGCGGTAAAACGGGCCCGCTTCCTCGCGCTGCTGCCGTACACCGATCTGCATTGA
- the selD gene encoding selenide, water dikinase SelD → MTIRLTEYAHGGGCGCKIAPALLSQMLAGLPLGGRFPDLLVGAESADDAAVYRLNDSQALIATTDFFMPVVDDAYDFGRIAATNALSDVYAMGGTPILALAIVGMPVTKLPVETIRQILAGGESVCRAIGIPVAGGHSIDAPEPIYGLVALGLAHPDRIKRNDRGRAGDRLILGKPLGIGVLSAALKKGKLDERGYNEMLASTTQLNTVGALLAALDEVHAMTDVTGFGLLGHLLEICRGSKVAARVTLEALPVLPSALPLAQAGFFTGASTRNWDSYGAEVDLPPELPVWQKNLLTDPQTSGGLLVACAPSAAQAVLRLFQESGFIGARDIGVLENGAPRVAVR, encoded by the coding sequence GTGACGATCAGACTGACTGAATACGCCCATGGCGGCGGCTGCGGCTGCAAGATCGCGCCCGCCCTGCTGTCGCAGATGCTCGCCGGCTTGCCGCTCGGCGGGCGCTTCCCCGACCTGCTCGTCGGCGCCGAATCCGCGGACGACGCGGCGGTCTACCGGCTGAACGATTCCCAGGCACTCATCGCCACCACCGACTTCTTCATGCCCGTGGTGGACGATGCCTACGACTTCGGCCGGATCGCCGCCACCAACGCCTTGTCCGACGTGTACGCGATGGGCGGCACGCCGATTCTGGCGCTGGCGATCGTGGGCATGCCGGTCACCAAGCTGCCGGTGGAAACGATCCGGCAGATCCTGGCCGGTGGCGAGTCGGTATGCCGGGCGATCGGCATCCCGGTTGCGGGAGGGCATTCCATCGACGCTCCGGAGCCGATCTACGGACTGGTCGCGCTCGGCCTGGCGCATCCTGACCGGATCAAGCGCAACGACCGCGGTCGCGCCGGCGACCGTCTCATCCTCGGCAAGCCGCTCGGCATCGGCGTGCTCTCGGCCGCACTGAAGAAAGGCAAGCTGGACGAGCGCGGCTACAACGAAATGCTCGCCAGCACCACGCAACTGAATACGGTCGGCGCGCTGCTCGCCGCGCTGGACGAGGTACACGCGATGACCGACGTGACGGGCTTCGGGCTGCTCGGCCATCTGCTCGAAATCTGCCGCGGCTCGAAGGTCGCGGCGCGGGTTACCCTCGAGGCGCTTCCCGTCCTGCCATCGGCGCTGCCGCTGGCGCAGGCTGGATTCTTCACCGGCGCCTCCACCCGCAACTGGGACAGCTACGGCGCCGAGGTCGATTTGCCGCCGGAGCTGCCCGTCTGGCAGAAGAACCTTCTGACCGATCCGCAGACCAGCGGCGGGCTGCTGGTCGCCTGCGCGCCCTCTGCCGCACAGGCCGTGCTGCGCCTCTTCCAGGAAAGCGGCTTCATCGGGGCGCGCGACATCGGCGTGCTCGAAAACGGCGCGCCGCGCGTCGCGGTTCGCTGA
- the priB gene encoding primosomal replication protein N → MADNRLVLHAKLIARDALRRTPAGVPVVSFRVAHESEQPEAGVARKTAFELDCVIIGKEAERMTAAPGANLRLGGFLAPRSKSSTRLVLHVNEFDIE, encoded by the coding sequence GTGGCCGACAACCGGCTCGTCCTGCATGCGAAGCTGATTGCACGGGACGCGCTTCGGCGCACTCCGGCCGGCGTTCCGGTGGTGTCCTTCCGCGTGGCACACGAGTCCGAGCAGCCCGAGGCGGGCGTCGCGCGCAAGACGGCGTTCGAGCTCGACTGCGTGATCATCGGCAAGGAAGCCGAACGGATGACCGCCGCGCCGGGCGCGAATCTGAGGCTCGGAGGATTTCTCGCCCCCCGCAGCAAGTCGAGCACCCGGCTGGTGCTGCATGTGAACGAATTCGACATCGAGTGA
- the mnmH gene encoding tRNA 2-selenouridine(34) synthase MnmH, producing the protein MTQDLATVAQLQEFDEIVDVRSPAEFALDHVPAAINCPVLDDAERARIGTMYVRESPFKAKKIGAALVARNIARHVEERFVERPKSWRPLIYCWRGGQRSAAMTIVLRQIGWDARRLAGGYKAYRRHVVAETERLAATLSLRVVCGPTGSGKSALLRALRAAGAQVLDLERLAEHRGSVLGDIPGQPQPSQKMFESRVWHELSRLDPQRPVFVEAESRKIGDLRVPESLLARMWTADCVLVEASSRARVALLLREYAHFTRDLDALNAKLDCLTALHGRERIARWKALAASGNWPAFLAEVLSDHYDPAYRRSTLAHYPRLAQARVVRIAAGSPEEYGAAAAALLGTPVAHAAHEAL; encoded by the coding sequence ATGACTCAGGACCTCGCAACCGTAGCACAGCTTCAGGAGTTTGACGAGATCGTGGACGTGCGCTCGCCCGCCGAGTTCGCGCTGGATCACGTGCCCGCCGCCATCAACTGTCCGGTGCTCGATGACGCGGAACGCGCGCGCATCGGCACGATGTACGTCCGGGAGTCCCCGTTCAAGGCGAAGAAGATCGGTGCGGCCCTGGTTGCACGCAATATCGCGCGCCACGTCGAGGAACGCTTCGTCGAGCGGCCGAAGAGCTGGCGGCCGCTGATCTACTGCTGGCGCGGCGGCCAGCGCAGCGCCGCGATGACCATCGTGCTGCGCCAGATCGGCTGGGACGCCCGGCGGCTCGCCGGCGGCTACAAGGCCTACAGGCGCCACGTGGTGGCCGAGACCGAGCGCCTGGCCGCGACGCTGTCGTTGCGCGTGGTGTGCGGGCCGACGGGGTCCGGCAAGAGCGCGCTGCTGCGCGCGTTGCGCGCAGCCGGCGCGCAAGTGCTGGATCTCGAGCGGCTCGCGGAGCATCGCGGCTCGGTGCTCGGCGACATTCCCGGCCAGCCGCAACCCTCGCAGAAGATGTTCGAGAGCCGCGTCTGGCACGAACTGTCGCGGCTCGATCCGCAGCGGCCGGTCTTCGTCGAGGCGGAGAGCAGGAAGATCGGCGATCTGCGCGTGCCGGAGAGCCTGCTTGCGCGCATGTGGACCGCGGACTGCGTCCTGGTCGAGGCTTCGTCACGGGCGCGCGTCGCGCTGCTACTGCGCGAATACGCCCACTTCACCCGCGACCTCGATGCCTTGAACGCGAAGCTCGATTGCCTGACCGCGCTTCACGGACGCGAACGCATCGCCCGGTGGAAAGCGCTGGCGGCCTCCGGGAACTGGCCGGCCTTTCTCGCCGAAGTGCTGAGCGACCATTACGACCCGGCCTATCGCAGGTCCACCCTCGCGCACTATCCCAGGCTGGCGCAGGCACGCGTCGTGCGGATCGCCGCCGGCAGTCCCGAAGAGTACGGGGCCGCCGCGGCCGCGCTGCTCGGCACTCCAGTGGCACATGCGGCCCACGAGGCGCTCTGA